A window of Zalophus californianus isolate mZalCal1 chromosome 17, mZalCal1.pri.v2, whole genome shotgun sequence genomic DNA:
AGGCCACTACTTGGAAAGTTCATGGCCTCCACGTCGAAGGCATAGCCAGGCGGGTAGTCCTTCTCACTCAGGTACAGCTGGCAGAAGCCTGACCAGAAAACGGGGAAGTCAGAGAGGAGGGCTGGGCAGACCCTCGCCTAGCAAGGCCAGGTGATGAGTGACATAACCAGGCCCCTCACACCAAGCACCTGTGGATGCCTGACCCTGTGCTGAATCCTTCACATGATGTGAGGCTGTTAGCATGCTCGTGttgcagacagggaaactgaggtctagagagGGGATATTTCTTGCCAGACGAAAGATCCAGAATTGAGCCACAGGTTTGTGCCTCCCAGGGTTGAGGCAGGGGTTAGGGAAGTTTAGGAGTCAGGACAAAATGTTCAGGGAGGTCAGAGGTCAGGACAAGGATTGGGAAGTCTTGAGTTGAGGCAGGGACTGGGGAAGGTCAAAGGGTCAAGAGGAGGACACTGAAAGGTGGAAGTAAAAGCGATGGCAGGTCAACGTTGGGGCAGGAGCTGGGAAAAATCAACAGATGTCAGGCCAGGATAGGGAAGGTCTCAGGGaggacaggtggggaggggctgggtcaAGGTAGAAACTGAGGCTGGACAGGGGTCAGGACTGAGACAGGGAAAGTCAAAGGTGAGTGTGTGCACTGGGGCAGGTTAGCCGTCAGCGGGGGATGGGAAAGGTGATGGTGAAGGCTGGGCCGGGAAGGCTGGGCGGGGTCTGTGCTAGCTCCTCCTCGCCCACAGGTTCACCATCTACTGTGGGGGCTCACCGagcccgggcgggggcgggggcgggggcgggggcgggggcgggggcgggggcgggggcgggggcggggggggaggggcgctcACCAAGCACGCGTTCACCCAGGCCTCCCAGGCTAAGGTAGGCAGTCTGGAAGGCCTCACGCCATTGCTCGTCCAGCGGCAGCTCCTGGCCCTTGATGAGGATGGAGCTACAGCGTTCCAGCACGCGCTCGGGGGCGCCCTTCATCACCAGCACGTGCCGGGGGTCCCGCGGGTCCTCCAGCGTGTGGATGGACAGCTGCGGGCGAGGAGGCGGACGGCGTCTAGGAGGCGGgcaaggggcggggcctgggagaAGGGCGGGGCTGACGGCTCGAAGGCGCCGCGGGTAGAGCTTTGGGAGGGTActggctgggggtgaggggcttGCGTGCTGAGCAAGTCCTTGGTGGGGGCTGAGGGTTAAGGGGCGCAGTAAGGAGCCTGGGCGCCGGGAATGGACAGAATTAGGGTCGGAGTTGGGCTGGGGCAGGATTTGGATTGCGAGCTACCCCACGGAAGCCTAAGAGCCGGCGGTGAGCCGCCGGCTAAGGGGGTGTGGGTGTGGCCTGCCCGTAGGTGGGCAGCGGCTGTGGGCGGGGCGGGAGATGCGGGTGGGGTTTGGCTCGGAGAGGGCGGAAACTGAGAAGCCCCGCGATAGGCCAGCGCTGCGTGTGGGGGTGGGGCCCGAAGTGGGCGGGAGGAGGCCGTGGGCGGGGCCGGGCCCGGCGAGCGCACACCTGGAACTTGTTGGTGGAGTTGAAGGGGATCTCGCAGACTTTGGGGAAGCGTTCGCGGTAGCCCATGGCGTTGCCCAGAGTCAGCTCCGAGAACTTGAGCAGCGCCGTCTCAGACGCGTCCCCGATCACTATGCGCTGGAAGCGGGGGCCGGTGTCAGGGGCGAACCTGTCCGCACCAGGCTCCCGGGCTCCCCCGGAGTCCCCCGGGGTCTCACCTTGGGCACGGGCACCGCGTCCTGGCCGGACTTGAAGGCAGCGCGGTTGCACAGGGTGAGCACGCGGCATAGCGCCCGCCAGGTCTCCGAAGACTGGTCAAACGTCTGCCCTGGAAGCCAGGCGTCCAGGCTGGGGCCGAGAGGGGGCTCCGCGCGGGGCCCCAGGCCCGGAGCAGCTCTCTCCCATACCAGAACCGAGCCCCTCCCTCTAGATTCAGGACAGGGTCCCCTCCCAGACCTGGGTGGGACCCAAACCCTCCTCATACCCCTGGACGGAGCCTTCTCTCCAGACGCAGTATTGAGTTTCCTAGGACCCCCGATACCAAGCCGCTTCGCAGAGCTGCAGCTTCATAGACCCTCTCCCCTATCGGAAAGGAGCCCCTTCTCCATTCATGCAGAGCCCTCCCCAGGCTGCTTTCAGTCACCTCAGAGCTCCCTTCCTAGTCTACCATCTACCAGATCCTGCCCCAGCCCCGTCTCCTCCCACCGCCACACCTGACTGGTCCTCCGTAGTGTCCGCCGTGTGGATATGGTTGTCGAACCAGAGATGGGACACAGTCATGCGGTTCTGAGTGAGGGTCCCTGTCTTGTCAGAGCAGATCACTGATGTGGAGCCCAGTGTCTCCACCGCTTCCAGGTTCTTGACGACACAGTTCTTGCTGGCCAGCCGCTTGGCTGTCAGGGACAAGCAGACCTGCCAGGAGGGGTGAGAAGCGCAGGGAGCCTTGACCCCAGCCACGGTACTATGTACACAGCATCCCTCCACAAAACCCATGCTTTTCTTGCCTCAATGTTTTCCTCAGCCTGTGCTTGCCACCTGGGATGCCTCCCCAGTCGGCCCAGAGGAACATAGCCAGGCCCCTCACTAAGCTGCCCGAGCTGAGGTTCTGTGAGTTCTCTCAACAACACAACCACACCGAGAAAACAAACGTCCTCTGAACACCCCCTGGGGCTGGCCTTGCCCTGGGTGCTGACTGCTGAGGGCTGCCCACGCTGGACCTCAGCCTCCTCCGGTCAAGGATGCGGCCTGTTCACCTGTGAGTCCTCAGCGTTCAGTACAGGGTGTGGCCCAGAGCGGCCTCGGTGAGTGGCTGctgaatggatggacagatggagggCTGAGGGGTAGGGAGGATGGCTGAGGGAAGGTGCGTGGGGGGGAGGTGAGTGGGTGGAGACGGCCAGACATGATGGAGGCAATCCTGGGGGAATGAACAGACAGATGGACGAGCCTCCCGGCTCTCTGCACCTCTCTTCCGTCTCCCCCACTCACCGTGACAGTGGCCAGCAGCCCCTCAGGCACATAGGCTACCACAATGGCCATGAAGAAGACCATGGCCCGCAGGAAGGTGTAGCCAATGCACATGGCCACCACAAAAAATGTAGCGCCGAAGAGGATGGCCAGGCCTGCGATGATGTCCACAAAATGTTCGATTTCAATAGCGATGGGTGTCTTCTCGTTCTCTACTCCCGACGCCAGGGACGCGATGCGCCCGATGATGGTGCGGTCACCTGTGTTCACCACCAGGCCTTGGGCTGTGCCTGCAGCGGGGCCAACAGGGCACCTCAGGGCCGGGCGGGTGGGCGGCAGTGGGGGTGTGCCCGCCGCGGGAACCGAAGGGGGTGTGGCGGTGGAGCTCAGTACGGGCCGaagaggggcagggcaggcagcgGGGTTGgcttggggcagggggtgggcggGCAGGGGCCTCACAGACCCTCAAGGCACATGGTGGAGAAGAAGGCGATATTGCGGGTCTCCAGAGGGCTCTCGTGGGTACACTCGGGCGAGCGGGTCTGCGGCTCAGACTCTCCAGTCAGCGACGAGTTGTCCACCTTGCAGCCCTGCGCCTGGAGGATCCTGATGTCGGCTGGCACTCGGTCCCCGCCTTTCATCTCCACCAGGTCGCCCACCACAAGCTGGTCCGCGTTGATCTGGAACTTGTCCCCATCCCGGATCACAGTTGCTTGCtgtggggcggcggggggggggggggggggggcaggggtgggcgcCAAGTGCAGGGGAacgtggggaggggcaaaggggaaggGTTGAGAACCTAAGGGGCGAGCCGGAGGCCACGGGTGCAGAGCAGCTTGGGCCTGGAGGGAGAGCCCACACAGACCCAGGAGCCACCCTGTGCGCCGCCGCCCCCCAGGGGTGCAGACCCGGACCTGAAGTGACCGGGCTGCAGGACCCACCTGGGGCACCAGGTTCTTGAAGCTGGCAATGATGTTGGTGCTCTTAAACTCCTGGTAGTAGCCAAAGCAGCCGGTGACCACGACCACAGCGATGAGGGCCAGGGCCAGGTACAGCtgggtggaggtgggaagggggtggATTAGAAGAGGCTGGAAGGTCCCTGCAcaagccccccccccgcctgctCCCTGTCCCCTGGTGTTCTTGGGCTCACCCCTGGggttctccctgctctgctagAGAGCCACATGTTTGTGTGCATACTCTGGGGGCTCCACGATCATGTGCCAATTTCCAAGTCCCTATGTCCAGTGTCTCCCCACGTCTGTGTACCTCTAAGTCCCCATCCTGTGTCACATGTCCTGTGGCTTTCAAACCCCTGTCCAACACCACATGTCCCTAAGTCCCCATGTCCCTTGTTCTGACCTCTTGTCTGGCATCTCgatattctctgtctctgtctctgtctctgtctctgcctccttgTCTGGGTTCTGTTTCTTGGCACTGTGTCCCTATGCCCTTGCGTCCCATGTCTGAGTCCCATGTCCCCTGTGCCCTTGGTCTGTCCCATGCCCTCTGTTTCCTGGTCTCCTATCTTAAGGATCGCGTTTCCACGTCCTTGTACCCCCACCCGTGTCCTCCATACCGGAGACCCACTCTCCAGGTCCCCTGGGACCTGTGTCACTGGGGCTGCCCCACATCCCAGTGGCCTTCATCCCTGCATGACCCCATGTCTTGACTGCATTTCCAAGTCTCCGCATCCCCATCCTGTGGCCCTCGCGTCCTGAGTCCATGCTCCAtgtcctctccccgcccccctggCCCCGGTCCCCGTGTCCCACACCCGCCGGCAGCATCTGCCACTCACATTGTCGTCGGTGGTGAGGTCACCCTCACTGGCCTGGATGCCAAAGGCAATGAGGCAGATGGCAGCAGCCACCCACATGAGGCACTGCAGCCCGCCCGCCAGCTGCCGGGCGAACTTGACGTACTCGGGGGTGCCACGCGGCGGCCGCAGAGCGTTGGGTCCGTCCCGCAGCAGCAGCTCGGCGGCCAGGCCGGCAGACAGGCCCTGGGGACGGGGCGGGCGCTCGCCGGGGTAGctcttctgtctcctccccccacccGGCCCCGTCAGTGTTGTTCCTCTTCACTTCTGTGTCGGTCCtcgcctctgccccccccccacctcccctgtgtctctctcatctttctgcctggctctctctccctgtggtctctgctctgtttctctcttaccactttgtctctctctgtctccgtctctctgcctctttttatCTGCTTCTCCTACTCGGtcactctcccccccccccgcaactcCTCTGTTTGGCCCTTTCTAATGcatttctccccttttctctcccccccttGCTCTGCACGCACCCCTCCCTCTGCGCCCAGCTCACCTTGGTCGCACTGGTCCGGTACTTCTGTTCCAGCTCGGCCACGGACAGCTGGTGGtcgttctggggggggggggcaggacacTCACTGTCCAGCTCTCACCAGCCAACGCTCctgccccccgcccggccccccaACCCCATGCTCACAATCTCCATCTCCTTCTTCATGttctccagcttctccttcttcttgccTCCTCCCTTGTCCGCCTTCTTCTTGCTCATCTTGGCGGCCATGTCCCCACCAGGGCCAGGACCCAGCTCTACCGAATACATCTCGTAATTCtcctggggatgggaggaggggggaggcatCAGATCCCACACCCCTCCAGcctccatccccccaacccctgactCGGGGCCCCACTCACTGCCTTCCCCATGGTGCCCGGTGCAGCCACCCTCCTTTGCCAAGACAGAGCCTAGGGTCTGGACCAGCCCTGATAtacccagggagggaggggtggagcaAGACTGGCCCGATTCGAGCTGATT
This region includes:
- the ATP4A gene encoding potassium-transporting ATPase alpha chain 1; the protein is MGKAENYEMYSVELGPGPGGDMAAKMSKKKADKGGGKKKEKLENMKKEMEINDHQLSVAELEQKYRTSATKGLSAGLAAELLLRDGPNALRPPRGTPEYVKFARQLAGGLQCLMWVAAAICLIAFGIQASEGDLTTDDNLYLALALIAVVVVTGCFGYYQEFKSTNIIASFKNLVPQQATVIRDGDKFQINADQLVVGDLVEMKGGDRVPADIRILQAQGCKVDNSSLTGESEPQTRSPECTHESPLETRNIAFFSTMCLEGTAQGLVVNTGDRTIIGRIASLASGVENEKTPIAIEIEHFVDIIAGLAILFGATFFVVAMCIGYTFLRAMVFFMAIVVAYVPEGLLATVTVCLSLTAKRLASKNCVVKNLEAVETLGSTSVICSDKTGTLTQNRMTVSHLWFDNHIHTADTTEDQSGQTFDQSSETWRALCRVLTLCNRAAFKSGQDAVPVPKRIVIGDASETALLKFSELTLGNAMGYRERFPKVCEIPFNSTNKFQLSIHTLEDPRDPRHVLVMKGAPERVLERCSSILIKGQELPLDEQWREAFQTAYLSLGGLGERVLGFCQLYLSEKDYPPGYAFDVEAMNFPSSGLCFAGLVSMIDPPRATVPDAVLKCRTAGIRVIMVTGDHPITAKAIAASVGIISEGSETVEDIAARLRVPVDQVNRKDARACVINGMQLKDMDPSELVEALRTHPEMVFARTSPQQKLVIVESCQRLGAIVAVTGDGVNDSPALKKADIGVAMGIAGSDAAKNAADMILLDDNFASIVTGVEQGRLIFDNLKKSIAYTLTKNIPELTPYLIYITVSVPLPLGCITILFIELCTDIFPSVSLAYEKAESDIMHLRPRNPKRDRLVNEPLAAYSYFQIGAIQSFAGFTDYFTAMAQEGWFPLLCVGLRPYWENHHLQDLQDSYGQEWTFGQRLYQQYTCYTVFFISIEMCQIADVLIRKTRRLSAFQQGFFRNRILVIAIVFQVCIGCFLCYCPGMPNIFNFMPIRYQWWLVPMPFGLLIFVYDELRKLGVRCCPGSWWDQELYY